The window ACGACGAGGAGCTGAAcaagctgctgggaggagtgACGATCGCTCAGGGCGGCGTGTTGCCCAACATCCAGGCTGTCCTGCTGCCCAAGAAGACCGAGAAGGCCAAATAAGTGTCTTTGTGTCCGAGCACCAAACGGCTCTTTTCAGAGCCACCCACACTGTGATAAAGAGCGGCTTCCCTCCCAAAACATGGGAAACTGAGCGGTGGTTTGGTCTTATGCGCGATTTCCGTCCTCGTCCAGCGTGAACCCGGCCTAATGAAATGACCTGGAGAGGGACATGGCGTtaacagtgcttttattttcccaAGAGAGCGGTTCAGTCATTTAAATAGTGTTAAAATGAATAACAATTGATATGAAGGGACATGTAAGTGAAGTTTGTCATTAGTATGTGGAACTAGGAGAGATGGAGCTGCTCTGTGTGGAATCAGTGGCCTTGTGGTCGCCCAAATCAGATAATTGAGTAATTGAAAGTCAACGGGAAAGAAGCAGTTGGTGACTGGTGTCCTGCTAGTAGAACTAGTCACCCTAAGGATGTTTCACTGGACATGGAGGTCAAGTAATACTTGTCCGTGATTCAGCTGACATGATCAAAAAGCAGGAATGTCTCTGCGATGTTGTGGTGGCTCTGAAAATAACCTTTTGGAGGAACCCTGTCAGGGCTTGCCATCCTTTACTTCTTCTTGGGTGCTGCCTTCTTGGCTTTAGCCTTCTTTGCCAAAGATCCCAAAGATTCACCTTCACGACGGGCGAAGCATCAAACACATTTCTGATGGTGAATCGACGGCGGCAGCGCTGATATCGGCCTCGCTCAGCCGGACAATTACTCTAATATTAAATaaaatttacatatttttagCGACAAGAGATATGTATCCTAACCTGGACTTACTATACGAGCAGGTTAAATTCAACATACATAAATTAATGTAAGAAACGACTGGCTGACATTCCACTGCAGCCTTCAGGCTGGCAGCGTGAAATATGGCTGAAGTGATCATTATTCAGTTAGATCCAACTATTTCCTAATCCTACTTTGACATCCTCTTCTGGAATCTGTGGGTCTAAAACTTGACAGGTTGGACattattcagattcagatcctttatttgtcccacacggggaaatttacagcgcaacaacagcaaaagcACGCAgaaatccagataaatggatactcagccaTTGTATAcatgtacatagtacagagagcGTGTACATTTACATAACAGAATATACTGTGTAATATTCAATGTGTGCTATCGggcattatgtttgttgtgcagtctgacagcagccggcaggaaagatctgcgagacctctccttcacacagcgagggtgcgagggtggagcagccgctcactgaaggagctgcccagtgctgccagagTGTCCTGTAGGaggtgggatgtgttgttcaacatggatgacagcttagccattatcctcccgtttcccaccacctccacctccattaTTCTGATAATGACTCAGTCTGGTTTATGCACTCTTCGTTTAAGTTACATCAAAACCTTGTTTACTACAAGGGCaataaaataggaaaacaaagTTCAACAATtgtctttttttacattaaaaaatgcAGACTGTTTAGAATTCTTATGTTGCCATGCATAATGCTTGCAGGAATTATCAAATACTACTAATATGTTCTATGTAAACCAGCAAATAGTAAGACAATCACTCTAAATGACATCACTATTATTTCGTTGATTATCTCAATTGTTGCCAAGCACTTTACATGGTCGAAATACAGTTTTGTAACTGTGCTGAAGGATTCTGTTGGTGAGTTATGGATTTATTCAGGACACTGCAGTGCTGGTGATGTGTAGGTTTTAAGGTTTATATTGTTATATACACACAATAATTACAGCAGCAATCACTGGCTATTATTTCTTTAGGTCTCAATTTCCAGCCTAAACACAAGAGCAACAGcaaatgcagatttttaaaagtacaaacatgcaaatgaatATCAGTGCAGACCAGACACAATATAAAGGAACTGGGTAACATGTAGAGAATAATGTAtgtttaaatgtgctgcagcactTGTATGAGTAGAGAAATCCATACAATTCTTGCTCAGGTCCCATTTATGAGCCACTTTCTCTGCTCCCTGCAGGAGTAGCGCTCAGCGTGTCTGGCGATGATTTCACTGCTTTACACAGACGCCACTCAACTACCAGAAGAGCAAAGGTTATTTCCTTTGTGTCTCTGCTTCTTATGCGTACACAATCGCAGTGAAAAAATGACTAGCCTGTGTGGCTCTAAAGAACGTGAATTTGAATTGAGGGCTGTTGCATAGCACCACAAAGCTATAGAATATTCAATCATATGAAATGCCAAAGTGCCACAATTCACCACTATAAAAAAAGAGTTGCATTTTTTACAGCTGCTGCAAAGAGGTGAATTTTACGGGCATTTTATGTGTAAAtccggcagcatgggataacttttcattgttatgctgatgacactcagctttatttatccatgaaaccagaggagagagaagttagtgaagctccagacctgtcttaattcaaagtcctggatgtcttcaaatttcctcctccactcaggaaaaactgaggtcatggtgtttggtcctgaacctctcagggatagattagatcacatgattactctagatggtatctcattaacatctagtctctctgtgaggaatctaggagtaacttttgatcacaatctctccttcaactcacacattaaaacagtctctagaagtgccttttttcaccttagaaacatcgcaaagatcaggaaactactgacgcggcatgatgctgaaaggttaattcatgcttttgttacttccagactattgtaattctttatcagggtgtccaaacaactctttaagaagcctccagctgatccaaaatgttgcagccagagttctgatagGTATTGACAAAaccggtcacatgactcctgtactggcgtctcttcattggctgcccgttaaatttagatttttaaaacccttcttttgacctacaaggtcctcagaggacCTAACTCTATTatagacaaactatcatacttagggggtcatcaagtagactagttatgctgattcttgtttttcttccccccttctgtattcatttacaggtatcgccgccttgggagctgcgtgatgacctccggccccgctgacccattcgGCCGGCAGCTTGCACAagtagtgtatttttgtatgtgtttctatgctctgtgcctctccattctatcatctacccgtccttccctctccacccagccggccatcagcaggagggtccccctacatgaggcTGGTccctcaaggtttcttcctgttaaaggagagtttttccttgccactgttgcttgttaggccctgtgattctggaaagcacctagaaacaattttgattgtaacagatgctatataaagattTGAAATGTGATTAGATTAGAAATTGTTATTGTTTAACATGGAGCAAGTGTAACAAGCAGTATCTCAATTTTTTTAGCACGAGTTTGTATAATTATCTGAACAAAGTGAGACTAATGGAGTTACCATCAGTGGCTGGATTAAATTCCAGATCCACATTAGTGCACTTCATTCTGGCCTACTTACAGTGCTACAGATGGCTTTGGTAACATTAACTGGCTGTAGTTGTAGATAAATCCAAACCAACTGGCAGAAGATCAACTCAGCAGAGGTTGTGGTGGCTCTTAAAAGAGCCTTTGGTTGAAGGACGCCAGCAGAGGTCTACTTGGAGCTGGTGTACTTGGTGACGGCCTTGGTGCCTTCAGACACAGCGTGCTTGGCCAGCTccccgggcagcagcagcctgacagcggTCTGGATCTCCCTGGACGTGATGGTGGAGCGCTTGTTGTAGTGAGCCAGACGAGAGGCCTCGGAAGCGATGCGCTCAAAGATGTCGTTGACGAACGAGTTCATGATGCTCATGGCCTTGGACGAGATGCCGGTGTCGGGGTGCACCTGCTTGAGCACCTTGTACACGTAGATGGCGTAGCTCtccttcctggtcctcctcttcttcttgccTCCTTTGGCGGCCGTCTTGGTCACGGCTTTCTTGGAGCCCTTCTTGGGCGCGGACTTGGCTGGTTCAGGCATTCTGCTTCTATTGGTAATAACTCAGAGTCAGGGGAGGGTCGCTCTTTATACCAGCGTCATGGAAATACCACTGTGTCGTCTCCCTTCTGTGATTGGCTCAAGCCAATCACGTGACTCTTCGGCGGATCAAATTCTGTCTTCTTCCCTTTGCTTCGCTTTCTGTTCGCTTCTCGAGTCCCTCTAGTGGACGCGTTGCCGCATCGACCGTTTACTTatttaaatatatgtatttttacAATTTAATTTTCCCTTTCGCCAAATCTAGTAATCACAAACGTAACTTTCCGAGTAAAAAAACGAAGCTGCAGCTGTCCATGGTGATAGATCATTCAAGTCAACTCACACACTTTTGAGCTAATGTCTTTGACTTTCAGCATGTTTAACATCTAGTGATAATTCAGTGCTTCTGTGCTTTTGTGCAAGAGACAAACATCAGATCCTTGatcctttttttaatgctgatCTTGGGTCCACATCTCCATTGGTACTGGGGGCAGCCCACAACAACAAGGCAGAGGCATGAGAACAGAACAGCAACATCCAATTGACACTTCCCAAGATTTAAAGCAACTAATTCAGGCCAGACCTGCATGTGGTAAACACATACAGAATCACAGGTAACCACAGTGACTGGCTGTCACTAACAACCATGATTCATTAGTCGGGATTGAACGTGGTAGGCTGGCAGATGATGGGCTGATGCAGAGAAGGTACAGAGTGACATCAAGTGAgcaaaaaggagggaaaagaggtgACCTGTCAAAGGCCCAAATTAAGCTGCTGGAAATTGtagaagacatttttttttacgaATTTTCCAATTCTGGTTAATTAGCCATATGTTGCGCATTGGGTATTACTTCAGGATTCGATTATTAGAAAATGATACGGTAAAACCACTATTTAGAGGCAAGCGGAGACCGCGGTATATGTAGTTAAACAATGAAATACGAAAAAAAGCAACATCGCTAGCGTTCTTCTGACGAGCTGCATTTGAATGCACCATGAAGCCGTTCATTCGCTTCAACAAAGTCTGTCTGTACGATTGCTTATGTTTGATGCAGATCTGTAGCTGTAGATATGGTCTGTGTATGACTGTGTAATCTGTGTATGTTTAAGTTTGCCACTTGGTGTACTGATTAGTAAGACTGGGACCGTAACCCCACCACGCTGAACCAGTCAAAGGGCCACAAACAGCACAGATAGACAGAGAAGCCAATGACCCCTGCCGGGCAGAACAGGCATAAGTGTCAGTCAGTCCCACAATCCCAATCCCATTCCCAGGACAGAACAGCAAAGGACCGCCGAAGTGGGCCCACGCAGCAAAAGGTACCAACACCAGGTACTCAGGATCTGCACTTGAACGCACCATGAAGCCGCTTATTCGCTTTACCGTACTGATCGATGTAGACGCGCATTTGACGTTGAAGTGTGGACAGCGCGCCCTAAAAGCGCAGACGAGGTTCCAGCAACTGATCGTGGCTGACATCATCGGGAAGATCGCGCCTCAATGGAAGAAGTAGATCCGAATTCCTAAACCATCCCGAGACCGACAGATCACCACGCAATTCATATGAAGGTTATTCataaatgagatgaaaacaaATGACCCCGACGTGATTTGAACACGCAACCTTCTGATCTGGAGTCAGACGCGCTACCGTTGCGCCACGAGGTCCACGGATGAGACCATTCTCTTTTCCATAACAGAACAAGTGATAAACTGTTGCACAGCAGAAATATGAAGCGCTCAAATGTTAGCTcatttcagcaccatggacagttGTCGCCGCAGAAACTAGCTTTAATAGTGAACATCTGCCGAAAACACCAGAGTCTGAGCTTATCTTTTGATCAGTTTGCCTCCAGAGTCGATATTTGCACGGTGACTAGCATGCGCACGGATGAAAAACACTGACATTGCTAATTTTTACATAAAACCTTGtagtttttatttcctttattggACAAGCAGCAGGAACATGTCACCTAGTTTTtcctttacatttaaaaattgaTGCAATAGTCAGTAAAACAGTTTTATTACAATGGTTGTTATccttaattaaaacatttaacaaagaaataaaaataaacacacaa is drawn from Takifugu flavidus isolate HTHZ2018 chromosome 17, ASM371156v2, whole genome shotgun sequence and contains these coding sequences:
- the LOC130513525 gene encoding histone H2B 1/2-like, whose translation is MPEPAKSAPKKGSKKAVTKTAAKGGKKKRRTRKESYAIYVYKVLKQVHPDTGISSKAMSIMNSFVNDIFERIASEASRLAHYNKRSTITSREIQTAVRLLLPGELAKHAVSEGTKAVTKYTSSK